In the genome of Choristoneura fumiferana chromosome 21, NRCan_CFum_1, whole genome shotgun sequence, the window tttgtattagatTCCTTCTAAATTCATTTAGGTTATGTTTGTTAATTATCCCAGAACGCGATCATTGCAATTATAGTTTCTTCCATTAATAAATTATCATCAGTTTGTTACAGtaataaattatcttttatatttagaaactttcgtatttttaatatttctaggATTCACTAACAACGTTACATAACTTTCTTTTCGAAATCGACAGTGAAGATAGCGTGTCAAATCGTTGCTAAAACCTGTTTAGCCTGCACTGCAAGAACACGCACACAAAAACACAACTATCACCGCCACTCTACGCCGACGCGTTCGACCCAACcaaagttcatcatcagaaACAGGTGTCAGCGACGTCACGCCCCCCACACCCGAAcattgacgcgcttcatcttcattctttgttttattgacaaaataaaaagggCGTCCAATATTTCTTATAATCTaagtgcgaggaatgtgtttttcatgaaccaatagaaacgcttcatttacctcgcctcgctccgctcagctgttttcactagagctgtgctatgcgaggatagataaatgaagggtttctattggttcatgaaaaacactttcGCACGTCTCTGttgaaaacgcagccttaataGAATATTtcttaatccccgacgcaaaaagggtgttataagtttggccgctatgtgtgtctgtctatctgtctgtggcaccgtagctcttaaacgggtggtcTGATTTGAAATGCGGTTTCtattaattgaaagcaggtcttctagcaatggttctagacatattttatcaaatcgattcagccgtttctgagatattgaactttgaagtgacaaagtcgggggttttcaaactttgTGTTGTTTACGTTATTCTTATTACCCAAGAAACTCAATCCTTTGCAGGCAAGTCGCGGGCTATAGCTAGTCTGTTATAAATACTTTCGACACCCAAATATGCTGGCGATAGAATCAGTAGCCTATTTACATTCTGTCCTATCGATGggactataaaataaataataaaataaagaatcgTAAGCGATGACTGGCGAGGCGATCGCATCGGTTCGGGTTACGACCTGGGACGTCAACCTTTGGCGcaggaattaaaataaattctttgCTGATTGAAGTTGTATTGTCATCCGACGATGTGTAGCAAATTGCAAGCCAATCCGACACTAGTGGGCTAGATTTGACCcatacatacaaatttaattgttagttgttattatgttgatttatttaacaattgtACATATTTAGCATAAACACATGACATTAACAGTAATAAAGACAAAGGGACTAACATAAgataccttaactaaatataatataaaaataaaaaataaaaaaatataaaagaacaCCCGTCtaaaaagatctgcctgtggcagggttcccatgatgctggccgcattacccctttggaccgcaagtgcgaacccgctgggataaatacgcgCCAGCTCTTTGCCCCAAAAGTGTCGATCAACCGGGAAGACAGGGCCTTCATGAAAGACTTCATGTTATGTTGATTGTTattgtaaattcatttatatatCGTCGGCGACACTGCATgtcgcgtaaccaacaatgacATTTTCTTTCAGGAGAGCGTTAGGTATCTTTTGTGTGTCTATGTATATCAGTCGCGAAATCTCATATTTGCTATTTTTTGTAGGTTCGCAgtggcccacttgctcgtttgccatccaatcgaataaaaaaaatacatatctacTATATTAATACGCTTTTTTCTGTCCTCGCTCAACGTTTTGCACGTTTGGCATCTCCAAAAAACAAAACCattttattctaaaagggcTGTCAGTCAACACACTCGTAATCCTACTTATGTTATGGATGTTCATGTGTGATATATAAACCTCCTTACTAGTGCTGGCCTAAATTATTGTCGATGCCTTTTATGTCTACTGTCAAGTTGTCATATGTATCTTTCTCAATATCGTATGTCGGATTCAAGCTAATTAAAACCAAATATCTATTGGTTTGTCTTTTACTATGCTACAATTTAATTAGCTTAAAATATGCCCGACTCAGATACGAAACTCTGCCCCAATATGGCAAGGTACTTACGACCCGAGAAGTTTGATGTGGATCCCACCGCGACTGAAGCGGACCTAAAGTGGACCCATTGGAAATACACCTTTAACAATTTCATACTCGAAGAGATCCCTGACGGTACCGATTCTTTGAAGCTTAAACTTTTAATGAATCATTTGTCAGCACACATCTTTCCACACGTTCGTGATTCTTCCACCTATGACGATGCCCTGAAAGTACTCGATAAAATGTACCTCAAGCCAAAAAACATAATACTGGCTCGCCACTTACTGGCTACGCGTAAGCAGAAGTCTGACGAATCTATTTCCGATTACGGGAGATCACTTAAACTCCTGGCCCATGATTGTAACTTCGAAGCTGTCACTGCTACAACGCATGAAGATGAAGCTATAAGAGGTGCTTTTATTTCGGGAATAATGTCACTAAGAATCCGGGAAAGATTGCTTCAAGAACGTTCTCTCACTTTAGATCAAGCTCTCGATCAAGCTCTCACCTTAGAGACAGCAGAAAGAGACTCCCGGGCAATGACCAGCGGGGCAAACGATGTAAACCTAAACGCCCTGCCAGGAGCATCGCTATCAAAACGCACAACTAGAAACTCCCAAAATCTCCGAAGAGCTTCGGAAGAGCCAACTAAATGGCGTTGTTTCTATTGCGGGGAAATACGTCACACCGAAGACTAAAATGTCCGGCTTTCAACGCCCAGTGCCAGCTTTGCTCTAGAAAAGGTCATTTTGCTAATGTATGCAGATCTATAAATGCTACCAATAACGCCGTTGCCGCTGAAGAATCTGCTGTGGACTCTGATGATTCTGAAGTGGCTGCTAATGCCATCTCAGCTGCCTCTCCATCGTCCCTATCAAAAGCCACTATACCCGTAACTCTGAACAACTATCACGCCGACGCTTTAATCGATACGGGTAGTTCGGTAAGCTTTATAGATGAGAAAATAGCGCGACTAATGCAGCTGAAACAGAAGCCTCACAAGCAGACTATCACGCTAGCATCTCAAAATAACGTATCTTTCGTAAGAAGTGTTTGTTTTGCAACTGTCACCATGAACAAATACTCGCACAAACATCGACCACTTCTCGTCGTCAGCAATCTTTGTGCCGATGTTATCATAGGCCATGACATACTTAAAGAACACTCTAGTCTCCAATTCAACTTTGGCGGACCCAAAGAACCTCTAATCTGCAATGTGATGCAAGCTTCGGTGCCTCCCGCCTCCATATTCACTAACCTATCTCCAAACATTAAACCAATCGCCGTGAAATCCAGACATTATAGCGAGCAAGACGAAAAATTCATCACCGAAGAAATCTCAAAACTGTTGGAAGATGGTGTGATAGAACCAAGCGTCTCTCCCTGGCGTGCGCAGGTCTTGGTAGCAGGAGGAGGGGCACATCGGAAAAGACTCGTAATCGACTACTCCTTGACTATAAACAAGTTTACAGAATTGGACGCATACCCCTTACCTCATATCGAAACAATCGTGTCTAAAGTtgcaaaatataatgttttcagtCAGATAGACTTGAAGAGCGCGTACCATCAGGTGCCAATTAAAAATAGCGAGAAACCGTACACGGCATTTGAAGCTGCGGGGAAACTCTATCAATTCACGAGAATCCCCTTTGGGGTTACTAACGGAGTTGCAGCATTCCAGCGTACGCTCGAATTCattatagaaaaagaaaaattaaaagggaCATTTACTTACCTCGACGATGTCACTGTATGCGGAAAAGATAAAAGCGATCATGATCAGAATCTACTTAATTTTCAAGCTGCTGCAAAAAAGTATAACCTAACATTAAATgatcaaaaatgtaaattttgtcaGGATACCGTAAGTTTGCTGGGCTATACTATTAAGAATAACACGATCGAGCCGGACAAAGAACGACTCCAACCGCTCCTTCAGCTACCAGTACCAACCAACACTGCTGAACTGAAACGAGCTCTAGGGCTGTTTGCCCACTATGCGAAATGGGTGAAGGACTTTTCGAGTAAACTACAGCCTTTGACAAATGTAAGCAGCTTCCCGTTAACTGAAAGTGCTGTTGCCCAGTTTGAGCAATTAAAATCAGACATTAGTAAAGCTTCACTGGTAGCGATTGACGGAGATGAAATGCTGACCGTAGAAACTGACGCGTCAGAGTATGCGATAGCTGCTACACTTTCTCAAAAAGGTCGACCTGTCGCATTTTTCTCCAGGACACTATCGAATGCTGAACGTAAACACCCATCGGTCGAGAAAGAAGCATATGCCATTGTGGAAAGCCTAagaaaatggcgccattttctGATGGGAAaacattttatgttattaactGACCAACAATCTGTGTGTTATATGTTCAACCAAAACCActcaagcaaaattaaaaatgaaaaaatacaacgcTGGCGTCTCGAGCTCtcctgttttaaatatgatatcATCTATCGACCCGGCTCCCAAAATACTGCTGCAGATGCGCTATCTAGAGTTTGCGCACTAATGAATGATAACAAATTGTATGAGTTACATGCTCTACTATGTCACCCTGGTATAACGAGGATGTACCATTGGGTACGCTCAAAGAACCTACCTTACTCCATAGATGATATAAAGACTATGACGACCTCTTGTAGAGTGTGTGCTGAAATAAAACCCCGCTTCTTGGCGACAAAAGGACAGCTAATAAAAGCACTGGCCCCTTTGAAAGGCTGAATATGGATTTTAAAGGACCCCTTCCTTCAA includes:
- the LOC141439980 gene encoding uncharacterized protein, whose translation is MARYLRPEKFDVDPTATEADLKWTHWKYTFNNFILEEIPDGTDSLKLKLLMNHLSAHIFPHVRDSSTYDDALKVLDKMYLKPKNIILARHLLATRKQKSDESISDYGRSLKLLAHDCNFEAVTATTHEDEAIRGAFISGIMSLRIRERLLQERSLTLDQALDQALTLETAERDSRAMTSGANDVNLNALPGASLSKRTTRNSQNLRRASEEPTKWRCFYCGEIRHTED